The Micromonospora sp. Llam0 genome includes a window with the following:
- a CDS encoding glycosyltransferase, whose translation MVVQITVIMPAFNEEEGIGPVLRAMTESPSFGPDVEIIVAANGCTDRTAAVARSCGARVLEIATPSKIAALNAADEIAEGDVRIYLDADIAVSVELLRALAAAIAEPGVEAAAPRPVIDTSASTWPVRAYYAINARLPIFSGRLFGRGLIAISAAARARFTNFPDIIADDMFLDAVVRAEEKRDVDLPVRVVAPRRTGELVRRVARSRAGNAEFWEFVRTDPQGAELALDPVPGSRPWSWLRRVVLTAPHLVPAAFCYVAITVAAELRRRSPGWSVRSGWGRTAAGAPTGGAADPHSAVDASGAGPSGR comes from the coding sequence GTGGTTGTGCAGATTACCGTCATCATGCCGGCCTTCAACGAGGAAGAAGGGATCGGCCCGGTCTTGCGTGCAATGACCGAATCGCCGTCCTTCGGACCGGACGTCGAGATCATCGTGGCCGCCAACGGCTGCACCGACCGGACGGCGGCGGTCGCCCGGTCCTGCGGCGCCCGGGTGCTGGAGATCGCCACGCCGTCGAAAATCGCCGCGCTCAACGCCGCCGACGAGATCGCCGAGGGAGACGTCCGGATCTATCTGGACGCGGACATCGCGGTATCGGTGGAACTTCTACGCGCGCTGGCCGCCGCGATCGCCGAACCCGGCGTGGAGGCGGCGGCGCCGCGACCGGTGATCGACACCTCGGCGAGTACCTGGCCGGTGCGTGCCTACTACGCGATCAACGCGCGGTTGCCGATATTCAGCGGCCGACTCTTCGGTCGTGGGCTGATCGCGATCTCCGCCGCCGCGCGGGCGCGATTCACCAATTTTCCGGACATTATCGCCGACGACATGTTTCTCGACGCGGTGGTCAGAGCCGAGGAAAAGCGGGACGTCGACCTGCCCGTACGGGTGGTGGCACCGCGGCGCACGGGTGAGTTGGTCCGGCGAGTGGCCAGATCTCGTGCCGGTAACGCCGAGTTCTGGGAGTTCGTCCGAACGGATCCGCAGGGCGCCGAGTTGGCGCTCGATCCGGTGCCCGGTTCCCGTCCGTGGTCCTGGTTGCGGCGGGTCGTACTCACGGCGCCACATCTTGTTCCGGCAGCGTTCTGTTATGTGGCGATCACTGTTGCTGCGGAGTTAAGGCGGCGTTCTCCTGGATGGAGCGTGCGCTCCGGTTGGGGGCGGACCGCCGCCGGTGCGCCGACCGGTGGTGCCGCTGATCCACATTCGGCGGTCGACGCCTCCGGAGCCGGCCCGAGCGGCAGGTAA
- a CDS encoding WecB/TagA/CpsF family glycosyltransferase gives MPRDQYPVTANRHRITLSNVAFDPVREEDVIRHVVAALNAGTGGQIITPNVDILRRANREEECHRHIESSTLVVADGAPLIWASRISGDPLPARVPGSDLIWSLSRALGEQGRSVYLLGGEPGTAVQAAAVLRREFPQLTIAGQLSPPFGFDRSEEQLTRICTEVAAARPDLIFVGLGFPKQERLIARLRPMLPNTWFMGCGAAIGFVAGVHRRAPRWMQRTGLEWMHRLLREPHRLTRRYLLHDVPFALQLLGGSVRTRLRRGDQATNNGGVPALPPTRHIPAPRDNRDNRDDRDANRPDPVGSGKRP, from the coding sequence GTGCCTCGTGACCAGTACCCCGTTACCGCAAATAGGCATCGGATCACTCTGAGCAATGTCGCTTTTGATCCCGTTCGGGAAGAAGACGTCATCCGCCACGTCGTCGCCGCACTGAACGCCGGCACCGGCGGCCAGATCATCACCCCGAATGTGGACATTCTGCGCCGCGCCAATCGCGAAGAGGAGTGCCACAGACACATAGAGTCGTCAACTCTGGTGGTCGCGGACGGTGCGCCACTGATCTGGGCCAGCCGGATCAGCGGCGACCCGCTGCCGGCCCGGGTCCCCGGATCAGACCTGATCTGGAGCCTGTCCCGGGCGCTCGGCGAGCAGGGCCGGTCGGTCTACCTGCTCGGTGGCGAGCCGGGCACGGCGGTGCAGGCCGCCGCCGTACTCCGCCGCGAATTCCCCCAGCTCACCATCGCCGGCCAGCTCAGCCCGCCGTTCGGGTTCGACCGGTCCGAGGAGCAGCTCACCCGGATCTGCACCGAGGTGGCCGCCGCCCGACCGGACCTGATCTTCGTCGGACTCGGCTTCCCCAAACAGGAACGACTCATCGCCCGGCTTCGGCCGATGCTGCCGAACACCTGGTTCATGGGCTGCGGAGCGGCGATCGGTTTCGTCGCCGGGGTACACCGTCGGGCCCCCCGGTGGATGCAGCGCACCGGGTTGGAGTGGATGCACCGGCTGCTCCGCGAGCCACACCGGCTCACCCGCCGCTACCTGCTGCACGACGTACCGTTCGCGCTGCAGTTGCTCGGCGGCAGCGTCCGGACCCGGTTGCGGCGCGGCGACCAGGCGACGAACAACGGCGGCGTACCGGCGCTCCCGCCGACCCGGCACATCCCGGCCCCCCGTGACAACCGGGACAACCGGGACGACCGGGACGCCAACCGTCCCGACCCGGTCGGCTCCGGGAAGCGCCCGTGA
- a CDS encoding glycosyltransferase family 2 protein: MSRPDVSVVIVSYNTSQLIVRCLTELYASLTPDVTAEVVVVDNASTDGSADTIADRFPQVRLVRLTDNVGFGRGINRGAAVSTGRYLLCLNPDTVPVGHPVTELVTFADRHPGHGLYTGRTLHPDGTDDNYSCWGMPTVWSIFGFASGLSTAFRGRAWADPEALPGYDRKSVREVPALSGCMLLVERDLFGRLGGFDPQYFLYSEDIDLSTRARALGARPVLTPTAQVVHLVGASSSSEGQRIRILRGKATYVRRHWSPLRAWTGVRLLVAGVGLRAVGKTLLGRDRSRGVDWIEVWRSRRDWAAGYPPVEEDRPTTERLEPAG; encoded by the coding sequence GTGAGCCGCCCAGACGTCTCGGTCGTCATCGTCTCGTACAACACGAGTCAGCTGATCGTGCGCTGCCTGACCGAGCTGTACGCGAGTCTGACCCCGGACGTCACAGCAGAGGTGGTAGTGGTCGACAACGCCTCCACCGACGGCTCCGCCGACACCATCGCCGACCGGTTCCCGCAGGTCCGCCTGGTACGGCTGACGGACAACGTCGGGTTCGGCCGGGGCATCAACCGTGGGGCGGCGGTCAGCACCGGGCGCTACCTGCTCTGCCTGAACCCGGACACGGTTCCGGTCGGCCATCCGGTCACCGAGCTGGTCACCTTCGCCGACCGGCATCCCGGACACGGCCTGTACACCGGGCGCACCCTGCACCCCGACGGCACCGACGACAACTACTCCTGCTGGGGCATGCCCACGGTGTGGAGCATCTTCGGCTTCGCCAGCGGGCTGTCGACGGCATTCCGCGGCCGGGCCTGGGCGGATCCGGAGGCGCTGCCCGGCTACGACCGCAAATCGGTACGCGAGGTGCCGGCGCTGTCCGGCTGCATGCTGCTCGTCGAGCGGGACCTGTTCGGCCGGCTCGGCGGCTTCGACCCGCAGTACTTCCTCTACAGCGAGGACATCGACCTCAGCACCCGGGCCCGAGCGTTGGGCGCCCGCCCGGTGCTGACCCCGACCGCTCAGGTGGTGCACCTGGTCGGTGCCTCGTCCAGCTCCGAGGGGCAACGGATCCGGATCCTGCGCGGCAAGGCCACCTACGTCCGACGGCACTGGTCGCCGCTGCGGGCCTGGACCGGCGTCCGGCTGCTGGTCGCCGGGGTCGGTCTACGGGCGGTGGGCAAGACGCTGCTCGGCCGGGACCGGTCCCGGGGCGTCGACTGGATCGAGGTCTGGCGTTCCCGCCGCGACTGGGCGGCCGGCTACCCGCCGGTCGAGGAGGATCGGCCGACCACCGAACGACTCGAACCCGCCGGCTGA